In Flavobacterium gelatinilyticum, a genomic segment contains:
- a CDS encoding glucose-1-phosphate adenylyltransferase: MKFKKKNVVAIILGGGQGSRLFPLTQTRSKPAVPIGGKYRLVDIPISNCINSDIFKIFVLTQFNSASLNAHIKNTFNFSILSQSFVDILAAEQTPDNPTWFQGTADAVRQCMSHFLKHDFDHALILSGDQLYQMDFNEMLEAHIAADAEISIATLPVNAKDAPEFGILKTDHENNIHAFIEKPDASLLPEWESDVSEQMQEKGKKYLASMGIYIFNKSLLQELMANPETKDFGKEIIPQAVGKHKILSFQYEGYWTDIGNIESFFEANIGLTADIPEFNLFDNENKIFTRPRLLPPSKFRNSIINQSLISEGCIINAKEIKSSVIGIRSRIGEGTVLENCYVMGNDFYQDLEELNQESSINKIHVGIGENCYIKNALIDKNVRIGNNVHISGGKHLDNFSNDFYSIKDGIVVVKKGVTLSDNFRIE; this comes from the coding sequence ATGAAATTTAAAAAGAAAAATGTAGTTGCCATTATTTTAGGAGGAGGACAGGGATCACGTTTGTTCCCATTAACACAAACAAGGTCTAAACCGGCTGTACCAATTGGAGGGAAATACCGTTTGGTTGATATTCCGATTTCTAATTGTATCAATTCTGATATTTTTAAGATATTTGTTTTGACACAGTTTAACTCGGCATCTTTAAATGCTCATATTAAAAACACTTTTAATTTTAGTATTCTAAGCCAGTCTTTTGTAGATATTCTGGCGGCAGAACAGACTCCTGACAATCCAACCTGGTTTCAGGGAACTGCAGATGCTGTGAGGCAGTGTATGTCACATTTTTTGAAACATGATTTTGACCATGCTTTAATTTTATCCGGAGATCAATTGTATCAGATGGATTTTAACGAAATGCTCGAAGCGCATATCGCTGCTGATGCCGAAATTTCTATAGCAACTTTACCTGTAAACGCTAAAGATGCACCGGAGTTTGGAATCCTGAAAACAGATCATGAAAATAATATTCATGCCTTTATAGAAAAACCAGATGCTTCGTTACTGCCTGAATGGGAATCTGATGTAAGCGAACAAATGCAGGAAAAGGGTAAAAAATATCTTGCCTCGATGGGGATTTATATTTTCAATAAATCATTATTGCAGGAATTAATGGCCAATCCTGAGACAAAAGATTTTGGTAAAGAAATTATTCCACAGGCTGTTGGAAAACATAAAATATTAAGTTTTCAGTATGAAGGATACTGGACAGATATTGGAAATATTGAATCGTTCTTTGAAGCCAATATTGGTTTAACGGCTGATATTCCTGAGTTTAACTTATTTGATAACGAAAATAAAATTTTCACTAGACCAAGGTTACTGCCTCCTTCAAAATTTAGAAATTCGATTATCAATCAGTCTTTAATTTCTGAAGGATGCATTATAAATGCGAAAGAAATTAAGAGTTCTGTAATTGGTATTCGTTCTAGAATTGGTGAAGGAACTGTTTTGGAGAACTGTTATGTAATGGGGAACGATTTTTATCAGGATCTTGAGGAATTAAACCAGGAAAGCAGTATCAATAAGATTCATGTTGGTATTGGCGAAAATTGTTATATTAAAAATGCTTTGATTGATAAAAATGTGCGTATTGGCAATAACGTGCATATTTCGGGCGGAAAACATCTCGACAATTTCAGCAACGATTTTTATAGTATCAAGGACGGAATTGTGGTAGTTAAAAAAGGAGTAACGCTTTCGGACAATTTTAGAATCGAATAG